One Phoenix dactylifera cultivar Barhee BC4 chromosome 8, palm_55x_up_171113_PBpolish2nd_filt_p, whole genome shotgun sequence genomic window carries:
- the LOC103720818 gene encoding protein Jade-1 has translation MENSFDGLPPSKRFKLLHLQENPQSSDSPIRECLPAKKRLDPILRCHHHPIPTASLCLPAKKRVWAPHLLSPLKHEHENPNPIRPQYRLQSRDDEEPSKQQDEDQEEEEVDDGVTCAVCRSTDGDPVDPIVFCDGCDLMVHATCYGNPLINSIPEGDWFCSRCCERKGKEENEGEEKPRSCCCLCPVKGGAVKPTTDGGWAHIMCALLVPEVFFRDPDGRDGIDCSRVPSRRRDMDCYICGSNRGCAIECSEPKCGLGFHVSCGLEKGLSIEYKEGRRGAIVAGFCVDHTQLWKKQQITGKFKIVPREREPKGKTRS, from the exons ATGGAGAACAGCTTCGATGGGTTGCCGCCCTCCAAGAGATTCAAGCTTCTCCATCTGCAGGAGAACCCCCAGTCCTCGGATTCCCCCATCCGCGAATGCCTCCCAGCCAAAAAGAGGCTCGATCCCATCCTTCGCTGCCACCACCATCCCATTCCCACCGCCTCCCTCTGCCTCCCAGCCAAGAAGAGGGTCTGGGCTCCCCACCTCCTCTCCCCCCTCAAACACGAACACGAGAACCCTAATCCCATCCGCCCTCAATACCGCCTTCAATCACGAGATGATGAAGAACCCAGCAAACAACAAGacgaagaccaagaggaggaggaagtggATGATGGGGTTACCTGCGCGGTTTGCCGTAGCACCGACGGTGATCCCGTGGACCCCATCGTGTTCTGCGACGGCTGCGATCTCATGGTCCACGCCACGTGCTACGGCAATCCCCTGATCAATTCCATCCCGGAAGGAGACTGGTTCTGTTCGAGATGCTGCGAGAGAAAGGGCAAGGAGGAGAATGAGGGGGAAGAGAAGCCGCGGAGCTGCTGCTGCCTGTGCCCGGTGAAGGGAGGAGCGGTGAAGCCCACCACGGACGGCGGGTGGGCCCACATCATGTGCGCCCTCCTCGTGCCGGAGGTCTTCTTCCGCGATCCCGACGGGAGGGACGGCATCGACTGCTCCCGGGTTCCCAGCAGAAGACGAGACATGGATTGCTACATCTGTGGGTCCAATCGCGGGTGCGCGATCGAGTGCTCGGAACCCAAGTGCGGGTTGGGGTTCCACGTTTCCTGCGGTCTGGAGAAGGGTCTTTCCATCGAGTACAAGGAGGGTAGGCGAGGAGCCATCGTCGCCGGGTTCTGCGTGGATCACACCCAACTCTGGAAAAAG CAACAAATAACTGGCAAGTTCAAGATAGTACCAAGAGAACGCGAGCCAAAGGGGAAGACTAGATCTTGA